From the genome of Sphingobacterium sp. UGAL515B_05:
CGATCAGACGTCCAATATTTTCATCCATATTATCCAGCATAGCCAAGTAAGCACGTCGCAAAGGATCCGCTACATCTTTATACTTATCAATGGTCTTCAGGGGCGCTTCGACGGGTGTATGCACAGCATTGAAAGCTAAATACATAAAAAAAGGCTGGCTTCGATACTGTTGAATATACGCAATTGCTTTATTGGTCAATGTTTCAGTCAAATAATGAATAGAGTCTTCAGGGACGACACGTCGATCGTCATAAAGCAGCTGCGTTGGCTTCACGGCTCCATGGATTGGGAAGTAAGGCCGGTCACCACCAATAAAACCATAGAAATGGTCAAACCCACGTTTCAATGGATTAAATTGTGGACCATCCCCCTGATGCCATTTGCCAATCGCTACAGTTTTATAGCCGTTATACTTCATGAAGTCAGCAATGGTGGCTACCTGCGTATCCATTCCGATATCTTCCGGTGCGACACCCGCAGTCGGGCGTTTCGAAATATTATGTTCAAAACCAAAGCGCTGCTGGTAGCGGCCAGAAAGTAAGCCCGCCCGGGAAGGAGCGCATACTGAAGCTGAGGCATAGGCCGACTGAAAACGCACGCCATTTTTCGCAAGTGCATCAATATTTGGAGTGTAGACCTCCCTACCGCCGTAACAACCAAAATCATCATAACCTCCATCGTCGCTCAGGATGACAATAACGTTAGGATGTTGCTGTCCGAATACAGGAATCCCAAACCTAAAGAGTATATTCACAAGAGTTAATATACTATAGCAAGTAAATCGGTAGATCATAACATTAGATTTATCCTTAAATGTATCGTTAAATGTATAGGATTTTTTGTTAAAAAACCGCAAACGATTTCGTTAGGCTATTTTTAGACAATTAAAAATAAAGGTCAGAGATGAAAACAGATGAAAAAAAATTGGTCGGTACACTTGCTCATTTTTTGGTCAGTGATTCGGATGGCACTGCATTAAGGTCATTTTTGTATTCATTGACCTATCAGCCCAGTACCATTAGAACCGAACTCGTTCAATTGTTGAACAAATGGCAAAACAAAGCTACTGAAACAGTATTTCCTGGGGAGGACCTCTGGACGGATTTTAAACAACTTGTGGAGAGCAATCCCGATCTCGGCGTGGCTATGATTGATGGCTGTAGCATCAACGATATTGCAAGTTTTTACGAAGAAATCAATGCCGTCTACATGTCCAGCGAAAGCTGGAAGATAGGAAGCCTAGACGGCTTTGACGATTTGCTTTACGGTGGATTTGGGACCTTCAAAGACGCCAATTCACATTGTATTGTTTGGAAGGATATTGCACACAGCAGGGCATCATTGGGCGTTGAAACAACTTTGGCCTATTATTGGGGGAAACTTGGAGCAGAATCACCGTTCAATCAAACGCATTTTCAAAAGAAATTCGATGAGCTAAAAGCTGGTCGTGGAGAAACCTATTTTGACATTGTTGCCGATATCATCCAATCGCACCGCAAAGTAACCTGGATTTACAACGGGTATCCTCAGCACAAATCGGTATATTTATACTAACTAAACTTAACATATGAAGCATCTTATCCGCCTAGTTTTCCTGCTCCTATTC
Proteins encoded in this window:
- a CDS encoding sulfatase-like hydrolase/transferase, which translates into the protein MIYRFTCYSILTLVNILFRFGIPVFGQQHPNVIVILSDDGGYDDFGCYGGREVYTPNIDALAKNGVRFQSAYASASVCAPSRAGLLSGRYQQRFGFEHNISKRPTAGVAPEDIGMDTQVATIADFMKYNGYKTVAIGKWHQGDGPQFNPLKRGFDHFYGFIGGDRPYFPIHGAVKPTQLLYDDRRVVPEDSIHYLTETLTNKAIAYIQQYRSQPFFMYLAFNAVHTPVEAPLKTIDKYKDVADPLRRAYLAMLDNMDENIGRLIEHLKQEGLYENTLIIFMNDNGAATNNGADNGQLRGLKGSKWEGGIRVPLIMQWPAKLPKGITSDAMVSGMDILPTSIDAIKGKKIQGQQIDGISLLSSYKDVKNGHDYLFWRRGIARAVRHREWKLIVVKDDPILLFNLKDDLREQHNLATKYPERVREMLHKLTEWEKGLENPKWLSSVLDNDQNQLMKHRMDVVGRAAERQYP